One stretch of Candidatus Poribacteria bacterium DNA includes these proteins:
- a CDS encoding Gfo/Idh/MocA family oxidoreductase, with amino-acid sequence MSEKKLGVLVHGAGWVSTQHIKAFETNPHTQVVAISSRKLTSCQARATEAGLEGIGLYDNYEQALKHDGVDIVSVCTPQYLHAENTIAAAESGIHVVIEKPIANSLEEIKAMRDAVRSAGVKTIVSFVLRWNPLFETLKAMVADNAIGDPYFVETDYQHDIASWWTGYEDARKKSTGVSAMITGGCHAADSLRWFAAKGKYEAADPIEVFAYSGGYRKGVSEEYDYFTSRWQEAPPLEYDDFEICLVKFANGVLGKVSVNYGCIMPYTFPLEIFGNRGSIKDNRVWSHKYPGQNGWVEIPAIMPDSADVTHHPFQGQMDHFVDSILNDQESHCNLEDAIKTHEIAFAALQCYETGQPVQLPLLSG; translated from the coding sequence ATGTCTGAAAAAAAATTAGGGGTGTTAGTACACGGAGCAGGCTGGGTATCGACGCAACACATTAAAGCGTTTGAAACAAATCCACACACACAAGTAGTTGCAATCTCAAGCCGGAAATTAACAAGTTGTCAAGCGCGTGCAACGGAGGCGGGATTAGAGGGTATTGGGCTTTATGATAACTACGAGCAAGCCCTCAAGCATGATGGTGTAGACATCGTTTCTGTCTGTACGCCTCAATACTTACATGCAGAAAATACGATTGCCGCAGCAGAGAGCGGGATACATGTTGTTATTGAGAAGCCGATTGCCAATAGTCTAGAAGAAATCAAGGCGATGCGTGATGCAGTCCGATCAGCAGGGGTGAAGACAATAGTGAGTTTCGTCTTACGCTGGAATCCCCTTTTTGAGACCCTCAAAGCAATGGTTGCCGATAACGCGATTGGCGATCCCTACTTTGTCGAAACAGATTATCAGCACGATATCGCTAGTTGGTGGACAGGTTACGAGGACGCCCGAAAGAAATCAACAGGTGTGAGCGCGATGATTACAGGTGGCTGCCACGCCGCTGATTCACTTCGCTGGTTTGCTGCCAAAGGTAAGTACGAAGCTGCCGATCCCATCGAAGTGTTCGCTTATTCCGGGGGCTATCGCAAAGGAGTTTCGGAGGAGTATGACTACTTCACGTCCCGATGGCAGGAGGCACCACCGCTGGAATATGACGATTTTGAAATCTGTCTTGTCAAATTTGCCAACGGTGTGTTGGGTAAGGTATCTGTCAATTACGGATGCATCATGCCCTATACCTTCCCACTTGAGATTTTTGGCAACCGTGGATCGATCAAAGACAATCGGGTCTGGTCACACAAATATCCGGGACAGAATGGATGGGTGGAGATTCCAGCCATCATGCCAGACAGTGCCGATGTCACGCACCATCCGTTCCAAGGACAGATGGATCACTTTGTTGATTCCATCTTGAATGATCAAGAATCGCACTGTAATCTAGAGGATGCTATTAAAACGCACGAGATTGCTTTCGCCGCTTTACAGTGCTATGAAACAGGGCAGCCTGTGCAGTTACCATTGCTATCCGGCTGA
- a CDS encoding branched-chain amino acid ABC transporter permease has protein sequence MVLPLPSGDYILRVVVQACLYMLLALGLNIVPGFTGLLDLGYVGFYLVGGYTAGLLMARLGWSYWIALPLAAIHGALWGLLRGAPTLRLTGDYFAIVTFGFSELLFRIVKNEEWLIGGPNGFVNDIPAPTFFGYELYEYWQQYYHILILLALTVIVVYRLQNSRVGRAWAAIREDERAAESMGINLREYKSLAFAVSAAIGAVGGAFFAQFQVNISAGAFEFWESIFILCMVVLGGLGTIKGSVIGAGLLGVLGELLRPFGGWRYLIFGIILILIMRFRPAGLLSMKEQA, from the coding sequence ATGGTCTTACCGCTACCAAGCGGAGACTACATCCTCCGAGTCGTGGTGCAGGCTTGCCTCTATATGCTACTGGCTTTAGGGCTCAACATCGTGCCGGGATTCACAGGATTACTTGATTTGGGATATGTAGGATTTTACCTCGTCGGTGGGTATACGGCGGGGCTGTTGATGGCAAGGCTCGGTTGGAGCTACTGGATTGCGCTGCCACTTGCTGCAATTCATGGCGCACTCTGGGGTCTATTACGCGGTGCTCCTACCTTGCGTCTAACAGGAGATTATTTTGCCATCGTGACCTTTGGGTTCTCGGAGCTCCTTTTCAGAATCGTGAAAAATGAGGAATGGCTCATCGGTGGTCCCAACGGATTTGTAAATGATATTCCAGCCCCTACCTTTTTTGGATATGAACTCTACGAATACTGGCAACAGTATTACCATATCCTGATCTTGTTGGCTCTTACAGTTATCGTTGTGTATCGTTTGCAGAATTCGCGTGTCGGGCGAGCGTGGGCGGCAATCCGAGAGGACGAACGGGCAGCAGAGAGTATGGGGATTAACCTCCGCGAATACAAATCCCTTGCCTTTGCTGTCAGCGCGGCAATTGGAGCCGTTGGCGGTGCATTCTTTGCACAATTTCAGGTCAATATCAGTGCAGGTGCATTTGAATTTTGGGAATCTATCTTCATCCTATGCATGGTCGTACTCGGTGGCCTGGGCACCATCAAGGGCTCAGTTATCGGGGCCGGCCTCCTAGGGGTTTTAGGAGAGCTCCTACGTCCATTCGGTGGATGGCGCTATCTAATTTTTGGCATTATCCTAATCCTTATAATGCGTTTCCGTCCAGCAGGATTGCTATCAATGAAGGAGCAAGCCTAA
- a CDS encoding ABC transporter substrate-binding protein: MKKNRARSTASLVIYVVTFVMIVGFALTGCEKRNEIKVAVAGPYTGSVAAFGEMIKRGAELKAKEINAAGGVNGKTLTLIFEDDTGKEKEASLVAERIASNRQILAVVGHFNSSCSLAGKPIYKRAGIVELSPGSTNVRVCAGSEWTFRNLYRDDFQGAFVARYIKNVLGDIQKVAIFFDNDDYGRGLKDGFTEVAEELGLEIVAAEAYDRDNTDFKAQLTSIKAKQPDLIFLSGLYSQAGLIASQAREAGITAQLFGADGVDSPDFLEIAGDAAEGTYVSTPFVFELGGPEAQRMAVAFEEMHGVAPDTWAALTYDAVGMIVEAIEKGGENRKAIRDHLASIDSPEKGYTGITGLTYFDENGDCTKPAYVKIVKDGQFVPAEGQMLSTE; encoded by the coding sequence ATGAAGAAAAACAGAGCGCGTTCAACCGCCTCGCTTGTCATTTATGTCGTAACATTTGTTATGATTGTGGGTTTTGCACTTACCGGCTGTGAAAAAAGAAATGAGATTAAAGTCGCTGTTGCGGGTCCCTATACCGGCTCTGTTGCTGCTTTTGGAGAGATGATTAAGCGTGGTGCGGAACTCAAGGCAAAAGAGATTAATGCTGCCGGTGGCGTCAACGGCAAAACACTAACGCTTATCTTTGAAGATGATACCGGCAAAGAGAAAGAAGCCAGCCTGGTTGCAGAGCGAATCGCGAGCAATCGGCAGATTCTTGCAGTCGTTGGACACTTTAATAGTTCCTGCTCGTTAGCTGGTAAACCGATCTATAAACGTGCTGGTATAGTTGAACTCTCGCCTGGCTCGACCAACGTCCGTGTTTGTGCCGGTAGCGAGTGGACATTCAGAAATTTGTACCGTGACGATTTTCAGGGAGCGTTTGTAGCTAGGTATATCAAGAATGTATTGGGAGACATTCAAAAAGTCGCCATCTTCTTCGATAATGATGACTATGGGCGTGGTCTTAAAGATGGTTTTACCGAGGTTGCTGAAGAACTCGGTCTTGAAATCGTCGCAGCTGAGGCATACGATCGCGATAACACCGACTTTAAGGCGCAACTGACAAGCATTAAGGCGAAGCAACCGGATCTGATTTTTCTCTCAGGGTTGTACAGTCAGGCGGGATTAATCGCCTCACAAGCCCGTGAGGCAGGCATCACAGCGCAACTCTTTGGTGCGGATGGCGTTGATTCTCCGGATTTCCTTGAAATCGCTGGCGACGCGGCCGAAGGCACGTATGTCTCGACACCATTTGTGTTTGAGCTCGGCGGACCCGAAGCGCAAAGGATGGCGGTGGCGTTTGAGGAAATGCATGGGGTCGCTCCGGATACTTGGGCAGCGCTAACTTATGATGCGGTCGGCATGATTGTCGAAGCGATCGAAAAAGGTGGTGAAAATCGCAAAGCCATTCGTGATCATTTAGCGTCAATTGACAGTCCTGAAAAAGGGTACACCGGCATCACAGGTTTGACCTATTTTGATGAGAATGGGGATTGCACCAAGCCGGCTTATGTCAAGATTGTCAAAGATGGTCAGTTTGTGCCTGCTGAGGGGCAGATGCTTAGTACAGAGTAA
- a CDS encoding ATP-grasp domain-containing protein gives MNPNRKRILLLLPTKTYRAKAFLSAASQLGVAVAIGSDQPQTLSELSPRKSLVINFRKPEKATEDIVAFAQTHPIDAVVGVDDDTTVVVSMVSKALYLPHNSVESTRTTRSKYQMRKVLATGGIPSPHFELVSIRADPAEIATAVNFPCVLKPLSLSASRGVIRANNLKEFVTAFQRVVSILGLSDVKSRKDARTEQILVEDFIPGIEVALEGILIRGRLKVLAIFDKPDPLDGPFFEETLYVTPSRLPAEVQNDIISCTARTAEVLGLREGPVHAELRVNDDGAWIIEIAARSIGGLCARTLRFGAGISLEELIIRHAIGMEVDSLQRERQPAGVMMIPIPRAGILQEVRGKTDAEQVSGIEEVTISIPIGQEVLPLPEGARYLGFIFARGNSPESVEAALREAHDRLEFVIIDGKL, from the coding sequence ATGAACCCAAATAGGAAACGTATTCTTCTGCTCCTGCCCACGAAAACATATCGCGCCAAGGCATTTCTCTCAGCGGCATCGCAGTTAGGGGTGGCGGTTGCGATTGGATCAGATCAACCGCAAACGTTGTCTGAGTTATCGCCTCGAAAGTCCTTGGTCATTAACTTCAGAAAACCTGAGAAGGCAACGGAGGACATCGTTGCATTCGCGCAAACGCACCCTATTGATGCGGTTGTAGGGGTTGACGACGACACAACAGTTGTGGTGTCAATGGTGTCCAAGGCGTTGTACCTACCGCATAATTCCGTGGAATCTACTCGCACCACCCGCAGCAAATATCAGATGCGAAAAGTGCTTGCAACGGGAGGTATCCCCTCACCGCACTTCGAACTTGTCTCAATCAGGGCGGATCCAGCCGAAATTGCAACTGCTGTAAACTTTCCATGTGTCCTCAAGCCGCTTTCTCTTTCCGCGAGTCGGGGTGTCATCCGTGCGAATAATTTGAAGGAATTTGTGACGGCATTCCAAAGAGTTGTTAGCATTTTAGGCTTGTCCGACGTTAAATCACGAAAGGATGCTAGAACAGAGCAAATTCTTGTTGAAGATTTTATACCGGGGATAGAAGTCGCTCTTGAGGGCATCCTGATTCGAGGGCGACTGAAGGTACTAGCTATTTTTGATAAACCCGACCCACTAGATGGCCCCTTCTTCGAGGAAACACTCTACGTCACCCCATCCCGCTTGCCAGCCGAGGTCCAAAACGACATTATATCGTGCACGGCACGAACAGCAGAAGTGCTAGGTTTGCGGGAAGGACCCGTCCATGCGGAGCTGCGAGTCAATGACGATGGCGCATGGATAATCGAAATCGCCGCTCGGTCAATTGGTGGGCTTTGTGCGCGTACGCTGCGCTTTGGCGCAGGGATCTCGCTTGAAGAACTCATCATTCGACACGCTATCGGGATGGAAGTTGATTCGTTACAGCGTGAACGGCAGCCGGCTGGCGTGATGATGATTCCTATTCCTCGCGCCGGAATTTTGCAGGAGGTACGAGGCAAAACCGACGCGGAACAGGTCTCAGGCATTGAGGAGGTTACCATCAGCATCCCGATTGGGCAGGAAGTCCTTCCTCTGCCGGAAGGTGCGAGGTATCTTGGATTTATCTTTGCGAGGGGCAACTCCCCTGAAAGTGTCGAAGCCGCCCTACGCGAGGCTCACGACCGGTTGGAATTTGTCATCATAGACGGGAAACTGTGA